Proteins encoded together in one Aeromonas encheleia window:
- the fabR gene encoding HTH-type transcriptional repressor FabR, producing MGIRAQQKEKTRRTLIEAAFSQLCANRSFSNLSLREVAREAGIAPTSFYRHFRDMEELGLTLVDEGGLTLRQLMRQARQRIAGGGSVISTSVQTFMEFVENNPNIFRLLLRERSGTSAAFRQAVAREIQHFIAELTDYLEATTEAPREEAYIQAEAMVTIVFSAGADALDMTTEECRALSDRTISQLRMIAMGAEVQNRKRREPLS from the coding sequence GTGGGTATTCGCGCGCAACAGAAAGAAAAAACCCGGCGTACGCTGATCGAGGCGGCGTTCAGTCAACTCTGTGCCAACCGCAGCTTCTCCAACCTCAGCCTGCGGGAAGTGGCACGGGAGGCGGGCATAGCGCCGACCTCCTTCTACCGTCATTTCCGTGACATGGAGGAACTGGGACTGACCCTGGTGGACGAGGGTGGCCTGACTCTGCGCCAGCTGATGCGCCAGGCGCGCCAGCGCATCGCCGGTGGCGGCAGCGTCATCAGCACCTCGGTGCAGACCTTCATGGAGTTCGTCGAAAACAACCCGAATATCTTCCGTCTGCTGTTGCGTGAGCGCTCCGGTACCTCGGCGGCTTTCCGCCAGGCGGTGGCGCGCGAGATCCAGCATTTCATCGCCGAGCTGACCGATTATCTGGAGGCGACCACGGAAGCGCCACGGGAGGAGGCCTACATTCAGGCCGAGGCCATGGTGACCATCGTCTTCAGCGCCGGTGCCGATGCCCTCGACATGACCACGGAAGAGTGCCGGGCGCTGTCCGATCGCACCATCAGCCAGCTGCGGATGATCGCCATGGGCGCCGAGGTCCAGAATCGCAAGCGCCGCGAACCCCTCTCTTAA
- a CDS encoding YijD family membrane protein, giving the protein MREPNAIPKKPLLLALLIGICGDAFLSVLTASAVPFSFFPLIALLLAANQLYQLYRHQPMVGNTPSCILLCFFIGVFGHSALIKVQYPELGSNFFSLIAMLLLLAVLSIRLGISVGKKVKE; this is encoded by the coding sequence ATGCGTGAACCGAACGCGATCCCGAAGAAACCCCTGCTGCTGGCCCTGCTTATCGGCATCTGCGGGGATGCCTTCCTGTCGGTGCTGACCGCATCGGCCGTGCCCTTCTCCTTCTTCCCCCTGATCGCCCTGCTGCTGGCGGCCAACCAGCTCTATCAGCTCTATCGCCACCAGCCCATGGTCGGCAACACCCCCAGCTGCATCCTGCTCTGCTTCTTCATCGGGGTGTTCGGCCACTCGGCGCTGATCAAGGTGCAGTACCCTGAGCTTGGCAGCAATTTCTTCTCGCTGATCGCCATGCTGCTGTTGCTCGCCGTGCTCTCCATCAGGCTCGGGATCAGCGTGGGGAAAAAAGTGAAGGAGTGA
- a CDS encoding DUF1145 domain-containing protein: MKRFFNLVAMGLLLFFWLGVVLALAGTLPGKLNGFLPVCGVIVILMHWVQASMIKAACKPYFAVTRLEFTQVLIFGVFGMMEIRAKLQAIIDARQKGGTPPRED; this comes from the coding sequence ATGAAGCGCTTCTTTAATCTGGTGGCGATGGGACTGCTGCTGTTCTTCTGGCTAGGGGTAGTGCTCGCGCTGGCGGGTACCCTGCCGGGCAAGTTGAACGGTTTTCTGCCGGTCTGCGGCGTGATCGTGATCCTGATGCACTGGGTGCAGGCCAGCATGATCAAGGCCGCCTGCAAGCCCTACTTCGCGGTAACTCGCCTCGAATTCACCCAGGTGCTGATCTTCGGTGTGTTTGGCATGATGGAGATCCGCGCCAAGCTGCAGGCCATCATAGACGCCAGGCAGAAGGGCGGGACGCCGCCTCGGGAAGACTAG
- the rsmD gene encoding 16S rRNA (guanine(966)-N(2))-methyltransferase RsmD has product MPRVKSSPSSPHKSPVPQGKAGFVRIISGQWKGRKLPVRDVEGLRPTTDRVKETIFNWLAPHVRGTRCLDLFAGSGGLGLEALSRYAEQVTLIEMDKGAAEQLRKNLAALGSQQGKVIQADAVSWLQGPVTPFDLVFLDPPFRRELLPQVCELLEQRGWLAADALIYLEREKEMDDLALPANWQLLKDKQAGQVCYQLYVREMNNEALL; this is encoded by the coding sequence ATGCCCAGAGTGAAATCCAGCCCTAGCAGCCCTCATAAAAGCCCGGTTCCGCAGGGAAAAGCGGGCTTTGTAAGAATCATCAGCGGCCAGTGGAAGGGTCGAAAATTGCCGGTCAGGGATGTGGAAGGACTCAGACCCACCACGGATCGCGTCAAGGAGACCATCTTCAACTGGCTGGCGCCCCATGTCCGTGGCACCCGTTGTCTCGATCTGTTTGCCGGCAGCGGCGGCCTGGGACTGGAGGCGCTGTCGCGCTATGCCGAGCAGGTGACGCTGATCGAGATGGACAAGGGCGCGGCCGAGCAGCTCAGGAAGAACCTGGCCGCCCTGGGCAGTCAGCAGGGCAAGGTGATCCAGGCCGATGCGGTCAGCTGGCTGCAAGGCCCGGTGACCCCCTTCGATCTGGTGTTCCTCGATCCGCCGTTTCGGCGCGAACTGTTGCCCCAGGTGTGCGAGCTACTGGAGCAGCGCGGCTGGCTGGCAGCGGATGCGCTCATCTATCTTGAACGGGAAAAGGAGATGGACGACCTGGCCCTGCCTGCCAACTGGCAACTACTCAAGGACAAGCAGGCCGGTCAGGTCTGCTATCAACTCTATGTGCGGGAGATGAACAATGAAGCGCTTCTTTAA
- the ftsY gene encoding signal recognition particle-docking protein FtsY, which yields MAKGLFSWLGFGRKKEEAEAVQSQAPAATPAVAEPEATAAPAPVADIPLTEAPAAQHEAPLATPDEGPLVVEEPASELEPVIVNEALIADAVAEEEARVAAEVQAAEAARVAAEAQAAEAARIAAEAQAAEEARIAAEAQAAEAARIAAEVQAAEEARIAAEAQAAEAARIVAEAQAAEEARIAAEVQAAEAARIAAEAQAAEAARVAAEAQAAEEARVAAEVQAAEAARIAAEAQATEEARIVAEADAAALANLPLAAKVDDDTQDKPQREGFFARLKRSLVRTRENIGSGFFGLFRGKKIDDELFEELETQLLTADLGVDTTSRIIEGLIQHADRKQLKDAEALYGLLKQDMGAMLAQVEKPLVIDTSKKPYVILMIGVNGVGKTTTIGKLAKQFQAEGKSVMLAAGDTFRAAAVEQLQVWGQRNKIPVIAQHTGADSASVIYDAIEAARSRGADVLIADTAGRLQNKSNLMEELKKVVRVMKKLDEEAPHEIMLTLDAGTGQNALSQAKLFSEAVGLTGITLTKLDGTAKGGVIFAVADKFQIPIRYIGVGEGIDDLRPFVANDFIEALFSRDE from the coding sequence ATGGCAAAAGGTTTGTTTTCCTGGCTGGGTTTCGGCCGCAAGAAAGAAGAGGCTGAGGCCGTCCAATCACAGGCCCCCGCAGCCACCCCGGCTGTCGCCGAGCCCGAGGCCACTGCTGCCCCCGCTCCCGTCGCTGATATTCCCCTGACCGAGGCCCCTGCTGCACAGCACGAGGCGCCGCTGGCGACGCCCGACGAAGGCCCGCTGGTGGTGGAGGAGCCTGCCTCCGAACTCGAGCCCGTCATCGTCAATGAGGCACTGATCGCCGATGCGGTCGCCGAGGAAGAGGCGCGTGTTGCCGCCGAGGTCCAGGCCGCGGAAGCCGCGCGTGTTGCCGCCGAGGCGCAGGCCGCAGAAGCCGCACGCATCGCTGCCGAGGCTCAGGCCGCAGAAGAGGCGCGCATTGCCGCCGAGGCTCAGGCCGCAGAAGCCGCACGCATCGCTGCCGAGGTTCAGGCTGCGGAAGAGGCGCGCATTGCCGCCGAAGCTCAGGCCGCGGAAGCCGCACGCATCGTTGCCGAGGCTCAGGCCGCGGAAGAAGCTCGTATCGCCGCCGAGGTTCAGGCCGCGGAAGCCGCACGCATCGCCGCCGAGGCGCAGGCCGCAGAAGCCGCGCGCGTTGCTGCCGAGGCTCAGGCCGCAGAAGAGGCGCGTGTTGCCGCCGAGGTTCAGGCCGCGGAAGCCGCTCGCATTGCCGCCGAGGCTCAGGCCACGGAAGAGGCTCGCATCGTTGCGGAGGCCGATGCCGCCGCTCTGGCCAACTTGCCGCTGGCCGCCAAGGTTGACGACGACACCCAGGACAAGCCGCAGCGGGAGGGCTTCTTCGCTCGCCTCAAGCGCAGCCTGGTGCGCACCAGAGAGAACATAGGTTCCGGCTTCTTCGGCCTGTTCCGTGGCAAGAAAATCGATGATGAGCTGTTCGAGGAGCTGGAGACCCAGCTGCTGACGGCGGATCTCGGCGTAGACACCACCAGCCGCATCATCGAGGGGCTGATCCAGCACGCGGATCGCAAGCAGCTCAAGGATGCCGAGGCGCTCTATGGCCTGCTCAAGCAGGACATGGGCGCCATGCTGGCCCAGGTCGAGAAGCCGCTGGTGATCGACACCAGCAAGAAGCCCTACGTGATCCTGATGATCGGCGTCAACGGAGTGGGCAAGACCACCACCATCGGCAAGCTGGCCAAGCAGTTCCAGGCCGAGGGCAAGAGCGTCATGCTGGCCGCCGGTGATACCTTCCGTGCCGCCGCGGTCGAGCAGCTGCAGGTGTGGGGCCAGCGCAACAAGATCCCGGTGATCGCCCAGCATACCGGCGCCGACTCCGCCTCCGTCATCTATGATGCCATCGAGGCCGCCCGTTCACGGGGCGCCGACGTGCTGATCGCCGATACCGCCGGCCGCCTGCAAAACAAGAGCAACCTGATGGAAGAGCTCAAGAAGGTGGTGCGGGTGATGAAGAAGCTGGATGAAGAGGCACCTCACGAGATCATGCTGACCCTGGATGCGGGCACCGGCCAGAACGCCCTGAGCCAGGCCAAGCTGTTCAGCGAGGCGGTGGGCCTGACCGGCATCACCCTGACCAAGCTCGATGGCACCGCCAAGGGCGGCGTCATCTTCGCGGTGGCCGACAAGTTCCAGATCCCGATCCGTTACATCGGGGTGGGCGAGGGGATAGACGATCTGCGCCCCTTCGTCGCCAACGACTTTATCGAGGCACTGTTCAGTCGCGATGAATAA
- the ftsE gene encoding cell division ATP-binding protein FtsE — MIRFDKVSKVYSGGHQALQKVSFHLRKGEMAFLTGHSGAGKSTLLKLISVMERPTDGRVFFHGDDVSQIKRGQIPYVRRQIGMIFQDHRLLMDRTVFDNVALPLVIDGYSHGDINKRVAAALDKVGLLGKERYQPRMLSGGEQQRVGIARAIVNKPPLLLADEPTGNLDPQLSMDIMRLFEEFNRFGVSVLIATHDLGLIARMRYRTLTLKAGRMYSQEQEES; from the coding sequence ATGATTCGTTTCGATAAGGTCAGCAAGGTATACAGCGGTGGCCACCAGGCGCTGCAGAAGGTCAGCTTCCACCTGCGCAAGGGGGAGATGGCCTTCCTGACCGGCCACTCGGGGGCGGGCAAGAGTACCCTCTTGAAGCTCATCAGCGTGATGGAGCGGCCGACCGATGGTCGCGTCTTCTTCCACGGTGACGACGTCAGCCAGATCAAGCGGGGCCAGATCCCCTATGTGCGCCGCCAGATCGGCATGATCTTCCAGGATCACCGGCTGCTGATGGACAGAACCGTGTTCGACAACGTGGCGCTGCCGCTGGTGATCGATGGCTATAGCCACGGTGACATCAACAAGCGGGTCGCGGCGGCGCTGGACAAGGTGGGGTTGCTCGGCAAGGAGCGCTACCAGCCACGCATGCTGTCCGGTGGTGAACAGCAGCGGGTCGGCATCGCCCGCGCCATCGTCAACAAGCCGCCGCTGCTGCTGGCGGATGAGCCGACCGGCAACCTGGATCCCCAGCTCTCCATGGACATCATGCGGCTGTTCGAGGAGTTCAACCGCTTCGGGGTCTCGGTGCTGATCGCAACCCACGATCTCGGGCTCATCGCCCGCATGCGTTACCGCACCCTGACCCTCAAGGCGGGTCGCATGTATTCGCAAGAGCAGGAGGAGAGCTGA
- the ftsX gene encoding permease-like cell division protein FtsX, with the protein MAIVRHKQPLLRRLGMYWVDHARQAFSSMGELWRNPLASLMTLAVLGVSLALPSCFHVLLKNAEVVEGSWQTSSQISLYLRKDLPEQSILDMKQRILLYPEVESVTYMSRDEALKEFREISGFGDALDYLDSNPLPPVLSVIPDPRWQNPEGAAELLAKLENEPGVEQGKLDLQWLTRLQGIMNLLRHTITGIAVLLLSAVLLIVGNTLRLNILNQRSEIEVLKLVGATDAFIHRPFLYTGIWFGVIGGMLAWWLTEVMVIWSEGVVKELAGLYNSNFRLVGMGAVDGFNLILLGALLGLIASWFSVHRHIRDIEPS; encoded by the coding sequence ATGGCCATCGTTCGTCATAAACAACCTTTGCTCCGGCGGCTGGGCATGTACTGGGTGGATCACGCCCGCCAGGCCTTCTCCAGCATGGGCGAGCTGTGGCGCAATCCGCTCGCCTCCCTGATGACGCTGGCGGTGCTCGGCGTCAGTCTGGCGCTGCCCTCCTGCTTCCATGTGCTGCTGAAGAACGCCGAGGTGGTGGAAGGCAGCTGGCAGACCAGCTCCCAGATCTCCCTCTATCTGCGCAAGGATCTGCCCGAGCAGAGCATCCTCGACATGAAGCAGCGGATCCTGCTCTATCCCGAGGTGGAGTCCGTCACTTATATGAGTAGGGACGAGGCGCTGAAGGAGTTTCGCGAGATCTCCGGCTTCGGCGATGCGCTCGACTACCTCGACAGCAACCCGCTGCCGCCGGTGCTGAGCGTGATCCCGGATCCCCGCTGGCAGAACCCGGAAGGGGCCGCCGAGCTGCTCGCCAAGCTGGAGAATGAGCCAGGCGTCGAGCAGGGCAAGCTGGATCTGCAGTGGCTGACCCGGCTGCAGGGCATCATGAACCTGCTGCGTCACACCATCACGGGTATAGCGGTGTTGCTGCTCTCCGCGGTGCTGCTGATCGTCGGCAACACCCTGCGCCTGAACATCCTCAACCAGCGCTCCGAAATCGAGGTGCTCAAGCTGGTGGGGGCGACAGATGCGTTTATTCATCGCCCCTTCCTGTACACCGGCATCTGGTTCGGGGTCATCGGCGGCATGCTGGCCTGGTGGCTGACCGAGGTGATGGTGATCTGGAGCGAGGGGGTGGTGAAGGAGCTGGCCGGGCTTTACAACAGCAACTTCCGGCTGGTGGGGATGGGGGCGGTCGATGGCTTCAATCTGATACTGCTCGGCGCCTTGCTGGGGCTGATTGCATCCTGGTTTTCGGTGCACAGACACATTCGCGACATAGAACCGTCCTGA
- the rpoH gene encoding RNA polymerase sigma factor RpoH: MGTSLQRTMALIPQGSLEGYIQAVNSIPVLSAEEERELATRLQQDGDLEAARQLVMSHLRFVVHVAKSYAGYGLPQADLVQEGNIGLMKAVKRFDPSVGVRLVSFAVHWIKAEIHEYVLRNWRMVKVATTKAQRKLFFNLRKSKKRLGWFSHDEVQAVAADLGVSPTDVTEMEARMSNYDQAFDLVGDDEDEGGFAPVHYLEDKSSDLAATIENDNWDSHASRRLSAALATLDERSQHIIRARWLDEESKTTLQELADTYGVSAERVRQLEKNALKKLKDAMDA; the protein is encoded by the coding sequence ATGGGAACTTCATTGCAGCGCACTATGGCCCTGATTCCGCAAGGTAGTCTGGAAGGCTATATCCAGGCAGTAAACTCTATTCCGGTGCTGAGCGCAGAGGAAGAGCGTGAGCTGGCGACGCGTTTGCAGCAGGATGGCGATCTCGAGGCTGCCCGTCAGCTGGTCATGTCTCACCTGCGTTTTGTCGTTCACGTGGCCAAGAGCTACGCCGGCTATGGCCTGCCCCAGGCCGATCTGGTCCAGGAGGGCAACATCGGCCTGATGAAGGCGGTCAAGCGCTTCGACCCGAGTGTCGGGGTGCGACTGGTCTCCTTCGCCGTGCACTGGATCAAGGCCGAGATCCACGAATATGTCCTGCGCAACTGGCGCATGGTCAAGGTGGCGACCACCAAGGCGCAGCGCAAGCTGTTCTTCAACCTGCGTAAATCCAAGAAGCGTCTTGGCTGGTTCAGCCATGACGAGGTGCAGGCCGTCGCCGCCGATCTGGGGGTCTCCCCGACCGATGTGACCGAGATGGAAGCACGGATGAGCAACTACGATCAGGCCTTCGATCTGGTCGGTGATGATGAAGACGAGGGTGGCTTCGCCCCGGTGCACTATCTGGAAGACAAGTCTTCCGATCTGGCCGCCACCATCGAGAACGACAACTGGGACAGCCATGCCTCTCGCCGTCTGAGTGCGGCCCTGGCCACCCTGGACGAGCGCAGCCAGCACATCATCCGCGCCCGCTGGCTGGATGAGGAGAGCAAGACCACCCTGCAGGAGCTGGCCGATACCTATGGTGTCTCCGCCGAGCGGGTGCGTCAGCTCGAGAAGAACGCGCTCAAGAAGCTGAAAGACGCCATGGATGCCTGA
- the can gene encoding carbonate dehydratase, translating into MKLLNDLFTKNREWAERLKAEDPEFFATLSAQQAPEYLWIGCSDSRVPANQLMGLLPGDVFVHRNVANLVVHTDFNCLSVLQYAVEVLKVKHIIVCGHYGCGGVRAAMKNEELGLIDNWLRNIKDVYFKYRDELDAIEDEHERHDYLCELNVAEQVANVCHTTIIQNAWRKGQELAVHGWIYGIKDGLLHDLDLCVSGPEQIPDVYRAWPDMRPPHRRR; encoded by the coding sequence GTGAAACTGTTGAACGACCTGTTTACCAAAAACCGCGAGTGGGCGGAACGGCTCAAGGCCGAAGATCCCGAGTTCTTCGCCACCCTCTCCGCCCAGCAGGCGCCCGAATATCTCTGGATCGGCTGCTCCGACAGCCGGGTGCCCGCCAACCAGCTGATGGGCCTGCTGCCGGGGGACGTCTTCGTCCACCGCAACGTCGCCAACCTGGTGGTGCACACCGACTTCAACTGCCTCTCGGTGCTGCAATACGCGGTCGAGGTGCTCAAGGTGAAGCACATCATCGTCTGTGGCCACTACGGCTGCGGTGGCGTGCGGGCGGCCATGAAGAACGAGGAGCTGGGGCTCATCGACAACTGGCTGCGCAACATCAAGGATGTCTACTTCAAGTATCGTGACGAGCTCGATGCCATCGAAGATGAGCACGAGCGCCACGACTACCTGTGCGAGCTGAACGTGGCCGAGCAGGTGGCCAACGTCTGCCACACCACCATCATCCAGAACGCCTGGCGCAAGGGTCAGGAGCTGGCGGTGCATGGCTGGATCTACGGCATCAAGGACGGCTTGCTGCACGATCTGGATCTCTGCGTCAGCGGTCCCGAGCAGATCCCGGATGTCTACCGCGCCTGGCCGGACATGCGTCCGCCCCACCGCCGCCGCTGA
- the hutC gene encoding histidine utilization repressor — MAPALYLQIKQHILDGIRERHYQAGDRIPTEAALCDQFAVSRMTVNKALRELVAEGWLVRTAGSGSFVADRRAESPLLAIRNIADEIRERGSQYSARVIRLQRQAADEKVAVRLGLRVGAPTFHSLIVHEADGEPLQLEERFVDAERLPGYGEQDFTQQTPNSYLMEVCPLSEMEHVVEAVLPSAGEAGLLQVRVDTPCLLLHRRTWSDGYLVSYARLLSPGSRYKLSSKTRLI; from the coding sequence TTGGCCCCCGCCCTCTACCTCCAGATCAAGCAGCACATCCTCGATGGTATCCGCGAACGCCACTATCAGGCGGGAGACAGGATCCCGACCGAGGCGGCCCTGTGCGACCAGTTTGCCGTGAGCCGGATGACGGTCAACAAGGCGCTGCGGGAGCTGGTGGCCGAAGGTTGGCTGGTGCGCACCGCGGGCTCCGGCAGCTTCGTGGCGGACCGGCGGGCCGAGTCGCCGCTGCTGGCCATTCGCAACATCGCCGACGAGATCCGCGAGCGTGGCAGTCAGTACAGCGCCAGGGTCATCCGCCTGCAGCGGCAGGCCGCCGACGAGAAGGTGGCGGTGCGGCTCGGGCTGCGGGTGGGGGCGCCCACCTTCCACAGCCTCATCGTCCACGAGGCCGATGGGGAGCCGCTGCAGCTGGAGGAGCGCTTCGTCGATGCCGAGCGCCTGCCGGGCTATGGCGAGCAGGACTTCACCCAACAGACGCCGAACAGCTATCTGATGGAGGTCTGCCCGCTCTCCGAGATGGAACACGTGGTGGAGGCCGTGCTGCCGAGCGCCGGTGAGGCCGGGCTGCTGCAGGTGCGGGTCGATACCCCCTGCCTGCTGCTGCATCGCCGTACCTGGTCGGATGGCTATCTGGTTTCCTACGCCAGGCTGCTCTCGCCCGGCTCCCGCTACAAGCTGAGCTCCAAGACCCGCCTCATCTGA
- the hutI gene encoding imidazolonepropionase, which produces MNKELLNCERVWLNVTPATLRPDLADYGLLEPHALGVHEGKIHALVPMQDLKGPHPAHWRDMKGRLVTPGLIDCHTHLIFAGSRAEEFELRQRGVPYAEIARKGGGILSTVRATRAASEDQLYELAVPRIKSLIREGVTTVEIKSGYGLTLADELKMLRVARRLGEALPIRVKTTLLAAHAVPPEYRDDPDSWVETICQEIIPAAAEAGLADAVDVFCEHIGFSLAQTEQVYLAADQYGLAVKGHMDQLSNLGGSTLAAHFGALSVDHLEHLDAAGIQALAHRCVVATLLPTAFYFLKETKLPPVEALRRAGVPMAVSSDINPGTAPIVSLRMAMNMACTLFGLTPVEAMAGVTRHAARALGEQERLGQLRVGMQADFLIWNCAHPAELSYLIGVDQLVSRVLNGEETLHG; this is translated from the coding sequence ATGAACAAGGAACTGTTGAACTGCGAGCGGGTCTGGCTCAACGTGACACCCGCCACCCTGCGCCCCGATCTGGCCGACTACGGTCTGCTGGAACCCCACGCCCTCGGTGTCCACGAAGGCAAGATCCACGCCCTGGTGCCCATGCAGGATCTCAAGGGGCCGCACCCCGCCCACTGGCGCGACATGAAGGGCCGGCTGGTGACACCCGGCCTCATCGATTGCCACACCCACCTCATCTTCGCCGGCAGCCGTGCCGAAGAGTTCGAACTGCGTCAGCGGGGCGTGCCTTACGCCGAGATCGCCCGCAAGGGCGGTGGCATCCTCAGTACTGTGCGCGCCACCCGCGCCGCCAGCGAGGATCAGCTCTATGAACTGGCGGTGCCGAGGATCAAGTCCCTGATCCGGGAAGGGGTCACCACGGTCGAGATCAAGTCCGGCTACGGCCTCACCCTGGCGGATGAGCTCAAGATGCTGCGGGTCGCCCGCCGGCTGGGGGAGGCGCTGCCTATCCGGGTCAAGACCACCTTGCTGGCCGCCCATGCGGTGCCGCCCGAATACCGCGACGATCCTGACTCTTGGGTCGAGACCATCTGCCAGGAGATCATCCCGGCCGCCGCCGAGGCGGGCCTGGCGGATGCGGTAGACGTCTTCTGCGAACACATCGGCTTCTCGCTGGCCCAGACCGAGCAGGTCTATCTGGCGGCGGATCAATACGGCCTGGCGGTGAAGGGCCACATGGATCAGCTCTCCAACCTGGGGGGCAGCACCCTGGCCGCCCACTTCGGCGCGCTCTCGGTGGATCACCTCGAGCACCTGGACGCCGCCGGGATCCAGGCCCTGGCCCACCGCTGCGTGGTCGCCACCCTGCTGCCCACCGCCTTCTACTTCCTGAAAGAGACCAAGTTGCCACCGGTCGAGGCGCTGCGCCGCGCCGGGGTGCCCATGGCGGTCTCCTCCGACATCAATCCGGGCACGGCCCCCATCGTCTCCCTGCGCATGGCCATGAACATGGCCTGCACCCTGTTCGGCCTGACGCCGGTGGAGGCCATGGCCGGGGTGACCCGCCACGCCGCCCGCGCCCTGGGCGAGCAGGAGCGATTGGGGCAACTGCGAGTGGGCATGCAGGCCGACTTCCTGATCTGGAACTGTGCCCACCCGGCCGAGCTCAGCTACCTCATCGGCGTCGATCAGCTGGTGAGCCGGGTACTGAATGGCGAGGAGACGCTCCATGGCTGA
- the hutG gene encoding formimidoylglutamase has translation MAELNGIDMTVWQGRRDPEDGELALRWHDRVQPWQTDAAPGVALVGFACDEGVRRNKGRVGAASAPHAIRKLLANTAWHLGRPVYDGGDVACDDGDLDAAHNRLAERVASLLAEGHFPLVLGGGHEVAFGSWSGLNRHLAGKGRVGIINLDAHFDLRMKQEQASSGTPFFQIAEQCAAQGSPFHYACLGVAETANTQALFARADGLGVWYELDEAMTQRELPELLNGLDAFIARCDHLYLTIDLDVLPAAVMPGVSAPAARGVELAVIEPLIAHIRASGKLRLADLAEYNPTLDQDQRSARVAARLIHQLTK, from the coding sequence ATGGCTGAGTTGAATGGCATTGACATGACGGTCTGGCAGGGGCGCCGGGATCCGGAAGATGGTGAACTGGCCCTGCGCTGGCACGACCGCGTCCAGCCTTGGCAAACGGATGCCGCGCCCGGCGTGGCCCTGGTGGGCTTCGCCTGCGACGAGGGGGTGCGCCGCAACAAGGGGCGAGTGGGGGCCGCGAGCGCGCCGCACGCCATTCGCAAGCTGCTGGCCAACACCGCCTGGCATCTGGGGCGGCCGGTCTACGACGGCGGTGATGTGGCCTGTGATGACGGCGATCTCGATGCCGCCCACAACCGCCTGGCCGAGCGAGTCGCGAGCCTGCTGGCCGAGGGGCACTTCCCGCTGGTGCTGGGCGGGGGCCACGAGGTGGCCTTCGGCAGTTGGAGCGGCCTCAACCGTCATCTGGCGGGCAAGGGCCGGGTCGGCATCATCAACCTGGATGCTCACTTCGACCTGCGGATGAAGCAGGAGCAGGCGAGCTCCGGCACCCCCTTCTTCCAGATCGCCGAGCAGTGCGCCGCCCAGGGTAGCCCCTTCCACTACGCCTGCCTCGGGGTGGCCGAGACGGCCAACACCCAGGCCCTGTTCGCCCGCGCCGATGGGTTGGGGGTCTGGTATGAGCTGGACGAGGCCATGACCCAGCGCGAGCTGCCCGAGCTGCTGAACGGCCTGGATGCCTTCATCGCCCGCTGCGATCACCTCTATCTGACCATAGATCTGGACGTGTTGCCCGCAGCCGTCATGCCGGGGGTGAGCGCCCCCGCCGCCCGCGGCGTCGAGCTGGCGGTCATCGAACCCCTGATCGCCCATATCCGGGCCAGCGGCAAGCTCAGGCTCGCCGATCTGGCCGAGTACAACCCGACTCTGGATCAGGATCAGCGCAGCGCCCGCGTGGCCGCCCGCCTGATCCATCAACTCACCAAGTAG